From a region of the Triticum aestivum cultivar Chinese Spring chromosome 7D, IWGSC CS RefSeq v2.1, whole genome shotgun sequence genome:
- the LOC123168083 gene encoding uncharacterized protein isoform X1, with translation MTSPGSTRSTARAHRCCACTASTTSATPGGSAGHSSPRALAWIPMRRLPRWREGADLRNVAGDEVWRLQGSSPTSTSPQAQRSEAGIHMEGSFPGYAGGRARTECAASVSLWLHCWSPLSDPRQALFPSSVFYKKTANKASILDEAIEYLKSLQMQLQIMWMTTGMAPMMFPGSHQFTPPTAVGA, from the exons ATGACTTCTCCGGGATCTACAAGATCAACGGCTAGGGCGCATCGCTGCTGCGCGTGTACCGCCAGCACCACGAGCGCAACGCCTGGGGGCTCCGCCGGCCACAGCAGTCCGCGCGCCTTAGCCTGGATCCCCATGCGTCGTCTACCCCGATGGCGTGAGGGTGCGGACCTGAGGAATGTGGCTGGGGACGAGGTTTGGCGGCTCCAAGGTTCGTCACCAACGTCCACGTCTCCACAAGCCCAACGATCAGAAGCAGGCATCCATATGGAGGGATCCTTCCCTGGTTACGCTGGAGGAAGGGCTCGAACCGAGTGCGCTGCCTCCGTCTCTCTCTGGCTCCACTGCTGGTCTCCGTTGTCTGACCCTCGGCAGGCCCTCTTCCCCTCCTCCGTTTTCTACAAAAAAACA GCCAACAAAGCATCAATATTAGATGAGGCGATTGAGTACTTAAAGTCCCTCCAAATGCAACTTCAG ATTATGTGGATGACCACTGGGATGGCGCCAATGATGTTTCCTGGTTCTCACCAGTTCACGCCGCCGACGGCCGTGGGGGCATGA
- the LOC123168083 gene encoding uncharacterized protein isoform X2 — translation MTSPGSTRSTARAHRCCACTASTTSATPGGSAGHSSPRALAWIPMRRLPRWREGADLRNVAGDEVWRLQGSSPTSTSPQAQRSEAGIHMEGSFPGYAGGRARTECAASVSLWLHCWSPLSDPRQALFPSSVFYKKTANKASILDEAIEYLKSLQMQLQS, via the exons ATGACTTCTCCGGGATCTACAAGATCAACGGCTAGGGCGCATCGCTGCTGCGCGTGTACCGCCAGCACCACGAGCGCAACGCCTGGGGGCTCCGCCGGCCACAGCAGTCCGCGCGCCTTAGCCTGGATCCCCATGCGTCGTCTACCCCGATGGCGTGAGGGTGCGGACCTGAGGAATGTGGCTGGGGACGAGGTTTGGCGGCTCCAAGGTTCGTCACCAACGTCCACGTCTCCACAAGCCCAACGATCAGAAGCAGGCATCCATATGGAGGGATCCTTCCCTGGTTACGCTGGAGGAAGGGCTCGAACCGAGTGCGCTGCCTCCGTCTCTCTCTGGCTCCACTGCTGGTCTCCGTTGTCTGACCCTCGGCAGGCCCTCTTCCCCTCCTCCGTTTTCTACAAAAAAACA GCCAACAAAGCATCAATATTAGATGAGGCGATTGAGTACTTAAAGTCCCTCCAAATGCAACTTCAG AGCTGA